One segment of Acidianus sp. HS-5 DNA contains the following:
- a CDS encoding ABC transporter permease produces MILDLIKKEWTDVKRDKKLVLGSVLLPLILLPLIGIILFAAVVSQPPIIDIINENYNNTKYVKELCSYIQSNHGIVYINSTKPADVEVIFPSCFYENISNVNRTAIVYISYVISSRSSALQLVENGLYDILYNTSIQRIEYLENVSHTKVSPSTIRDPIEVALLYKLPTGKQASYQESQFSQLARIVAIILFPAATPVIFFVSDSIMGEKERKTLESLLASPISSRDFIFSKLVISMVLGLISSIGDLIGLIAFSLFAPYIIGESISFSATFTVLVIIVYLTMILLTASMSIIVLLLLGGSSRNVQIINFVITSFGMIASFSSLFLNFGDLSYPLSLILGIPYVQLVASVMFYVFGLIQESIFSILATLLVSVFLLLLASRFLDSERLLLK; encoded by the coding sequence TTGATCTTAGATTTAATAAAAAAGGAATGGACTGATGTAAAGAGAGATAAAAAACTCGTATTAGGCTCTGTACTACTACCTTTAATACTTTTACCTTTAATTGGAATAATTCTATTTGCAGCAGTAGTTTCCCAACCACCCATTATTGATATAATAAATGAGAATTATAATAATACAAAGTATGTAAAAGAATTATGCAGTTATATTCAAAGTAATCATGGAATAGTTTACATTAATTCCACAAAACCTGCAGATGTCGAAGTAATATTCCCTTCATGCTTTTACGAAAATATATCTAACGTAAATAGAACAGCAATAGTTTATATCTCATATGTAATATCCTCGAGATCTTCTGCTTTACAATTAGTTGAGAACGGCCTATATGACATTCTATATAATACATCAATACAGAGGATAGAATATCTAGAGAACGTATCTCATACCAAAGTTTCTCCTTCAACGATCAGAGACCCTATAGAAGTAGCATTACTATATAAATTACCTACAGGTAAACAAGCATCTTACCAAGAGAGCCAATTTTCTCAATTAGCAAGAATAGTTGCAATCATTTTATTTCCTGCAGCTACACCAGTGATATTTTTTGTTAGCGACAGCATTATGGGAGAAAAGGAAAGAAAAACTCTGGAATCTCTGTTAGCATCTCCAATTTCTTCTAGAGATTTCATTTTCTCTAAATTGGTTATATCAATGGTATTAGGCTTAATATCTTCCATAGGCGATTTAATAGGTTTAATAGCATTTTCATTATTTGCTCCTTATATAATAGGAGAAAGTATATCTTTTAGTGCTACATTCACTGTTCTTGTAATAATAGTATATCTTACAATGATTTTACTTACAGCATCCATGAGTATTATAGTGCTCTTACTACTTGGAGGATCTAGCAGGAATGTTCAAATTATAAACTTCGTTATAACCAGCTTTGGCATGATAGCATCATTCTCGTCATTATTCTTAAACTTCGGAGACTTATCATATCCATTATCTCTTATTCTAGGTATTCCTTACGTGCAATTGGTAGCATCTGTAATGTTCTATGTATTTGGTTTGATACAAGAATCCATATTCTCTATATTAGCAACGCTACTCGTCTCAGTATTCTTGTTATTACTTGCGTCCAGATTCCTCGACTCTGAAAGGCTATTATTAAAATAA
- a CDS encoding Lrp/AsnC ligand binding domain-containing protein, whose translation MGNVKAYILLITSIGKELDVVNDVKKLNGVRDATPVYGEYDVVIEVEAPDLNELNKTINQIRRNSSIIRTVTLISM comes from the coding sequence ATGGGAAATGTAAAAGCATATATCTTATTAATAACCAGTATAGGAAAAGAATTGGATGTTGTCAATGATGTGAAAAAATTAAATGGAGTAAGAGACGCAACACCCGTTTATGGAGAGTACGACGTCGTAATAGAAGTGGAAGCACCAGACTTAAACGAATTAAATAAGACAATTAATCAGATAAGGAGAAACTCCTCCATAATTAGAACAGTAACATTAATTTCAATGTAA
- a CDS encoding ribbon-helix-helix protein, CopG family: protein MRVVTFKAEEDLLELLDRYAIKYGLNRSEAIRKAIENLVKDEVNKETVPVARVEKIRL from the coding sequence ATGAGAGTTGTAACATTTAAAGCAGAAGAAGATTTGTTAGAACTACTAGATAGGTATGCAATAAAATACGGATTAAATAGATCAGAAGCTATAAGAAAAGCAATAGAAAACCTAGTTAAAGATGAAGTAAATAAAGAGACTGTTCCGGTAGCCAGAGTAGAGAAAATTAGGTTGTGA
- a CDS encoding MBL fold metallo-hydrolase: protein MIEYFGHSMFLIDKKIVIDPHDGGSIGLPKPNLDKVDLVLITHDHYDHNAYEILTYNDMKMRYYGYMNYQTYKITGYKAYHDKERGKRRGETAIYKIEDPEGNVIVHLGDLGEYPIKEDLIKEISSPTVLIIPVGGLITIDYKDAVSLVKDINPQAVIPMHYWVKGHLMPLDPVDNFIKELGWKTIEGKKCIEKIEDKEVAYLLTT from the coding sequence ATGATTGAATATTTTGGCCATTCAATGTTTTTGATCGATAAAAAAATTGTTATAGATCCTCATGATGGAGGCAGTATAGGTTTACCTAAGCCTAATTTAGATAAAGTAGATCTTGTTTTAATTACTCATGATCATTACGATCATAATGCTTACGAGATATTAACTTATAATGACATGAAAATGAGGTATTACGGATATATGAATTATCAAACCTACAAGATAACAGGTTATAAGGCTTATCATGATAAGGAAAGAGGAAAGAGGAGAGGAGAGACCGCTATTTATAAGATAGAAGATCCCGAAGGTAATGTGATAGTTCATTTAGGCGATTTAGGAGAATATCCAATTAAAGAAGATCTTATTAAAGAAATTTCTTCTCCGACTGTTCTCATTATTCCTGTAGGCGGTTTAATAACAATTGATTATAAAGATGCGGTATCCTTAGTTAAGGATATTAATCCGCAAGCAGTTATTCCAATGCATTATTGGGTTAAAGGTCATTTAATGCCTTTAGACCCCGTAGATAATTTCATAAAAGAGTTAGGTTGGAAAACAATTGAAGGCAAAAAATGTATTGAGAAAATAGAAGATAAAGAGGTAGCTTACCTTCTCACAACCTAA
- a CDS encoding isopropylmalate synthase, which translates to MNWCKGCVFSNRVRILDTTLRDGEQAPGIDFTVEQKVKIAGQLVKLGVDVIEAGFPASSEGDFIATKKILEEAGDKTEVIGLARANKNDIDKVIEAGLSSIHVFIATSEIHMKYKLKMTREEVLDKIYENVSYAKSHGLIVEFSPEDATRSDEDFLLTAIKTAIQAGADRINIPDTVGVMTPFTFYDLIKKVTSVTDDKIVSVHCHNDFGLATANSIAGVAAGARQVHVTVNGIGERAGNASLEEVVMALKKLMHYDLNIKTWLLYETSRLVSELSGMPIPYFKAIVGENAFGHEAGIHVHGVIENPVTYEPISPEEVGNFRRLALGKHSGIHGLKKILEDQGIYLDDDKLKMVLMEIKKKAESGEKITAEDARNIAIKLLNS; encoded by the coding sequence ATAAATTGGTGCAAGGGATGCGTATTCTCGAATAGGGTAAGGATACTGGATACCACGTTAAGAGATGGAGAACAAGCTCCAGGAATAGATTTTACTGTTGAGCAAAAAGTAAAGATAGCCGGCCAGCTAGTTAAATTAGGTGTAGATGTTATAGAAGCAGGATTTCCTGCTTCTTCAGAAGGAGACTTTATAGCAACTAAGAAGATTTTAGAAGAAGCGGGAGATAAAACAGAAGTTATTGGTTTAGCCAGAGCTAATAAGAACGATATAGACAAAGTAATAGAAGCAGGGCTTTCTAGCATTCATGTGTTTATAGCTACTTCGGAAATTCACATGAAGTATAAACTAAAAATGACAAGAGAGGAGGTTTTAGATAAAATTTATGAGAACGTAAGTTATGCAAAATCTCATGGCTTAATAGTGGAATTTAGTCCAGAAGATGCCACTAGATCTGACGAGGATTTCCTGCTGACAGCAATAAAGACTGCTATACAAGCCGGTGCAGATAGAATAAACATTCCAGACACAGTAGGAGTGATGACTCCGTTCACTTTCTATGACCTAATTAAGAAAGTTACTAGTGTAACTGACGATAAGATAGTAAGTGTTCACTGTCATAACGATTTCGGATTAGCTACGGCAAATTCCATAGCAGGAGTGGCAGCTGGAGCTAGGCAAGTTCACGTAACAGTGAACGGTATAGGAGAAAGAGCAGGAAATGCTTCATTGGAGGAGGTAGTAATGGCTTTAAAGAAATTAATGCATTATGATTTGAATATAAAAACGTGGTTACTATATGAAACAAGTAGACTTGTTTCGGAATTAAGCGGAATGCCAATACCTTACTTTAAAGCAATAGTTGGAGAGAATGCCTTCGGGCATGAAGCAGGAATTCATGTGCATGGAGTTATAGAAAATCCAGTAACTTATGAGCCAATATCTCCTGAAGAAGTAGGTAATTTCAGAAGATTAGCTTTAGGAAAGCATAGTGGTATTCATGGATTGAAGAAAATCTTAGAAGACCAAGGAATTTATTTAGATGATGATAAATTGAAAATGGTTTTAATGGAGATTAAGAAGAAAGCCGAATCTGGAGAAAAGATAACTGCTGAAGATGCAAGGAACATTGCAATCAAGCTTTTGAACTCGTAA
- a CDS encoding 6-hydroxymethylpterin diphosphokinase MptE-like protein produces MKWISFYSKIREWLRFSYAKDYYSASLLNQTITEDYTYLLDEIRGKKVAIVGAGPSLTKIKEIDADVIISADGATNYLVSKGVIPDIVVTDLDGIEIFPDKTVYVVLAHGDNITRLGKVKEMKYVIGTCQVMPFGRLKLFGGFTDGDRAVILAKKFNPEKILLYAMDFDSDYIGKFSKPWYGADVPISWIKREKLKIAKNIVNEVLQ; encoded by the coding sequence ATGAAATGGATCTCTTTTTACTCTAAGATAAGGGAGTGGTTAAGGTTTTCTTATGCTAAGGATTACTATTCAGCATCTTTACTTAACCAGACTATTACCGAAGATTATACTTACCTTCTTGATGAGATAAGAGGTAAAAAAGTCGCAATAGTCGGTGCAGGTCCTAGCTTAACTAAGATTAAGGAAATAGATGCTGATGTAATAATTTCTGCTGATGGTGCTACAAATTACTTAGTAAGTAAGGGCGTTATTCCTGATATTGTGGTAACTGATCTTGATGGAATTGAGATTTTTCCTGATAAAACAGTATACGTAGTTTTAGCTCATGGAGATAACATTACAAGGTTAGGTAAGGTTAAGGAAATGAAATATGTAATAGGCACGTGTCAAGTTATGCCCTTTGGTAGACTAAAATTATTTGGCGGGTTTACTGACGGAGATAGGGCCGTTATTCTTGCAAAAAAATTTAATCCAGAGAAAATTTTACTTTATGCTATGGATTTTGATTCTGACTATATCGGAAAATTTTCTAAACCTTGGTATGGTGCAGATGTGCCCATTTCATGGATAAAGAGGGAGAAATTAAAAATTGCAAAAAATATTGTAAATGAGGTTTTACAGTAA
- a CDS encoding 6-carboxytetrahydropterin synthase, translating into MKVKVGIEGFTIDSAHYTLSSPEDSQLHGHTYVINVEIEGEINPTNGFVMDFNKLKGEIGKIIKEWDHKLIVPKKDLEKISISGPFRNEIKIIEEDYPTAEYIGFELAKEIYNRINMPVKLKIYEGKDSYSIIEYP; encoded by the coding sequence ATGAAAGTTAAAGTAGGAATTGAGGGATTTACAATAGATTCAGCACATTATACTTTATCATCCCCAGAAGATTCTCAATTACATGGACATACTTACGTAATAAATGTAGAAATTGAAGGCGAAATTAATCCAACTAACGGATTTGTAATGGATTTTAATAAATTAAAAGGAGAAATTGGGAAAATAATTAAAGAATGGGATCACAAACTAATAGTCCCAAAAAAGGATCTAGAAAAAATATCGATATCAGGTCCTTTCAGGAACGAGATTAAAATTATCGAAGAAGATTATCCTACTGCAGAATACATAGGCTTTGAATTAGCTAAAGAAATATATAATAGAATAAATATGCCAGTAAAATTAAAAATTTATGAAGGAAAAGATTCTTACTCAATAATAGAGTATCCTTAA
- a CDS encoding dihydropteroate synthase-like protein translates to MRALLITGKLAYPIVKEVLKKVSNVDATIKSLNYPVASLMSVRYILENIKNDNLKDFDIIILPGLVFGDAKIIEEETGVKTVKGTENAWDIPLVFEALNQGIQLSTIYPADKILGKVKMEKMLKTLEKIEENQEVAFEQGIKIPLRPPPFRVFLELDPTWPIDRILEEIERTREFVDVYVIGFPVGHDNLDDVRLKIRKVKDTGVIIGIDSDSPRELIEGIKEGVDFVFNINEANYEKLIDVKNKAAFVVAPFNVENKSDIVIKLAKILSCKGFNKLILDAVLSPPLQGMVESIIEYKKIREALPQYPLLMGALNVTELIDADSHGMNALLTAIAGELGISSILTMEKGKTRWSSWEIKEASKMVSISLLQKRSPKDLGIDLLILKDKAKYKENEELNNIIFVDHNEPEMDSAGFAKVFLNNGKIALTFYGKNNVTLVGDEALSIGRELVRRVNISKQHAVYIGYELAKAEIARNLDKNYIQDLPLFKKIH, encoded by the coding sequence TTGAGGGCATTGCTTATTACTGGTAAGCTTGCTTATCCTATTGTAAAAGAGGTTTTAAAGAAAGTTAGTAATGTTGATGCGACAATTAAATCTTTAAATTATCCCGTAGCATCTTTAATGAGTGTTAGATACATTCTTGAAAATATAAAAAATGATAATCTTAAAGATTTTGACATAATTATTTTACCGGGTTTAGTTTTTGGTGACGCAAAGATAATAGAAGAAGAAACTGGAGTTAAAACTGTGAAAGGAACAGAGAACGCATGGGACATTCCGCTGGTTTTTGAAGCATTAAATCAAGGTATACAACTCTCTACAATTTATCCCGCAGATAAAATTTTAGGTAAAGTGAAAATGGAAAAAATGTTGAAAACTTTAGAGAAAATTGAAGAAAATCAGGAAGTAGCTTTCGAGCAAGGAATAAAAATACCACTAAGGCCTCCGCCTTTTAGGGTGTTTTTAGAATTAGATCCAACATGGCCTATAGATAGAATATTAGAAGAGATTGAAAGAACTAGAGAATTTGTAGATGTTTATGTTATAGGATTTCCTGTAGGTCATGATAACTTAGATGATGTAAGATTAAAGATAAGGAAAGTTAAAGATACAGGCGTTATTATAGGAATTGACAGCGATTCACCTAGGGAATTAATAGAAGGAATTAAAGAAGGTGTAGATTTTGTTTTTAATATAAATGAAGCGAATTATGAAAAACTTATTGACGTTAAGAATAAAGCTGCGTTTGTTGTTGCACCCTTTAATGTTGAAAATAAATCTGACATTGTAATTAAGTTAGCTAAAATTCTTTCTTGTAAGGGGTTTAATAAACTGATTTTGGATGCTGTTTTATCTCCTCCGCTTCAAGGTATGGTGGAGAGCATTATAGAATATAAAAAAATAAGGGAAGCTCTACCTCAGTATCCTCTGCTAATGGGCGCTTTAAACGTTACAGAATTAATAGACGCTGATAGTCATGGAATGAATGCTTTGCTTACTGCGATCGCTGGGGAATTAGGTATATCTTCTATTCTAACTATGGAAAAAGGAAAAACTAGGTGGAGCTCTTGGGAAATAAAGGAAGCATCTAAAATGGTTAGCATTTCCCTTCTTCAGAAGAGGTCACCCAAGGATTTGGGCATCGATTTACTTATTTTGAAAGACAAAGCCAAATACAAGGAAAATGAGGAACTAAATAACATTATTTTTGTAGATCATAATGAGCCTGAAATGGATAGTGCAGGCTTCGCAAAAGTTTTCTTAAATAATGGTAAGATAGCTTTAACTTTTTACGGTAAGAATAATGTTACTTTGGTAGGTGATGAGGCTTTATCTATAGGTAGAGAATTAGTAAGAAGAGTAAATATAAGCAAACAACACGCAGTTTATATAGGCTATGAATTGGCTAAAGCAGAAATAGCTAGAAATCTAGATAAAAATTATATTCAGGATCTTCCCTTATTTAAGAAGATCCATTAA
- the trxB gene encoding thioredoxin-disulfide reductase, which produces MSLLPKSADIKSGEKFDVIIIGIGPAAYGAALYAGRYMLKTLVIGETPGGQLTEAGEVDDYLGLIGIQAQDMIKTFNAHIEKYNVPVILDTVESFRKEGDEYIVKTKRKGEFSASTLIVTVGVKRRKLNVPGEEEFTGRGVSYCSICDAPLFRKRVVAVVGGGDSAFEGAELLSRYATKVYLIHRRDQFKAQPYYVDLVKQKQNVEFILNSTVKEIKGEKIVKSVIVENLVTKEIKEIPVNGVFVEIGFEPPTDFARTNNLEVDNHGYIKVDEWMRTNLPGVYAAGDCTGMWLGFRQVITATAQGAVAAHSVFTYLNEKKGKK; this is translated from the coding sequence ATGAGTCTACTTCCTAAAAGTGCGGATATAAAGTCCGGCGAAAAATTTGATGTGATAATAATTGGAATAGGACCTGCAGCTTATGGCGCAGCATTATACGCGGGAAGGTATATGTTGAAGACCTTGGTTATAGGAGAAACGCCCGGAGGGCAATTAACAGAAGCGGGAGAAGTTGATGATTACTTAGGGTTAATAGGAATACAAGCTCAAGATATGATAAAAACTTTTAATGCACATATTGAGAAATATAATGTTCCAGTAATTTTAGATACTGTAGAAAGTTTCAGAAAAGAAGGAGACGAATATATTGTAAAAACAAAAAGAAAAGGAGAATTTAGTGCCTCAACTTTAATCGTTACTGTGGGAGTAAAGAGAAGGAAATTAAATGTTCCGGGCGAAGAGGAGTTTACTGGAAGAGGAGTGTCGTACTGCTCAATTTGTGATGCACCTTTATTTAGGAAAAGAGTTGTTGCAGTAGTAGGTGGAGGAGACTCTGCATTTGAAGGAGCAGAGCTATTATCAAGGTATGCGACTAAAGTTTATTTAATACATAGGAGAGATCAGTTTAAAGCGCAGCCCTACTATGTAGATCTTGTAAAACAAAAACAGAATGTAGAATTTATCTTAAACTCTACAGTGAAGGAAATCAAAGGAGAAAAAATAGTAAAAAGTGTTATTGTAGAGAATCTTGTTACAAAAGAGATAAAGGAGATTCCAGTTAACGGAGTTTTCGTGGAAATAGGATTTGAACCACCAACTGATTTTGCAAGGACTAATAATTTAGAGGTTGACAATCACGGTTATATAAAAGTTGACGAATGGATGAGAACTAATTTGCCTGGAGTGTATGCAGCAGGAGACTGCACTGGTATGTGGCTAGGCTTTAGACAAGTGATTACTGCAACTGCTCAAGGAGCTGTTGCAGCCCATAGCGTCTTCACTTATCTAAACGAGAAGAAGGGGAAAAAGTAA
- a CDS encoding inositol monophosphatase family protein: MINILRKIGEEATKYLRELHEKKGIDEIIGYHQGDTTRKVDKFSEQYIFDLLDHSGYKFSFVSEESGSVFKENYDYIAIIDPLDGSTNYITGIPWSSVSIAVYKKITEENFVPYTGIVAEVFGNNIYSYDENGAYINDAKIDRKNPSNKIILPYYNKDKINDAYSIISKAGSKIKIRTLGSASLDMILVCSGKAYLYFDIRGKLRNVDIASSKGFCEKLGIKSMDLKGREINFSLKYVDTIPEIITTSDLELQKAFSSYS, translated from the coding sequence TTGATTAATATCCTGAGGAAAATTGGTGAAGAAGCTACAAAATACTTAAGAGAGTTACATGAAAAGAAAGGTATAGATGAAATAATAGGTTATCATCAAGGAGATACTACTAGAAAAGTAGACAAATTCTCTGAACAGTATATTTTTGATCTTTTAGATCATTCAGGCTATAAATTCTCCTTTGTTTCGGAGGAATCTGGAAGCGTTTTTAAGGAAAATTATGATTATATAGCGATAATTGATCCCCTAGATGGTAGTACTAACTACATAACAGGAATTCCTTGGTCGTCCGTTTCAATAGCAGTGTATAAGAAAATTACTGAGGAAAATTTCGTACCTTACACAGGAATAGTAGCAGAAGTTTTTGGAAATAACATTTATTCTTATGATGAAAACGGAGCATATATAAATGATGCAAAGATAGATAGAAAGAATCCTTCAAACAAGATTATATTACCTTATTACAATAAGGATAAAATAAATGATGCGTATTCCATTATCTCGAAAGCTGGCAGCAAAATAAAAATTAGAACATTAGGTTCAGCGTCACTAGACATGATACTAGTTTGCAGTGGAAAAGCATATCTTTATTTCGATATAAGAGGTAAGCTAAGAAACGTTGATATAGCTTCTTCAAAAGGTTTCTGTGAGAAGCTTGGAATAAAATCTATGGATTTAAAAGGAAGAGAAATAAACTTTAGTTTAAAATATGTTGACACTATTCCAGAAATAATAACTACTTCTGATCTTGAGTTACAGAAGGCTTTTTCTTCTTATTCTTAA
- a CDS encoding AAA family ATPase codes for MDLGYTYEIIILFILLSIIGIILMGIFKRFTTNFMTSDKASQLQLKGKKKVDEEEKKITWGDIGGYEDVKKEIIDYVEFPLKNKDLALRYGLRPPKGILLFGPPGCGKTLMMRALASDAKLNFIYVNVSDIMSKWYGESEARLRELFANARKNAPCLLFFDEIDTIGTKRESHTGDSVTPRLLSLMLSEIDGLNSEDGVIIVGSTNVPQLLDKALLRAGRFDKLIYVGPPNKEARKDIIKIHCKNKPLAEDVDLDKIAEMTERYSGADLANICQEVARKAAIEAMQSGKDVKITMKDFMDIIQRYKPSVTLQMVEDFEKFRLDFERRARKGEDLESEIEDKITLDDIGGYTKVKTELKELLELQLKYSKLMEQMKVPPIRGILLYGPPGVGKTMMAKALSKTIGVKLISVSVAEIMYKGYEGAVSILKEVFNRARENKPSIVLLDELDAIASRRSQKDNTDSSKIVNQLLTEMDGIRNLKEVVVIGTTNRIKTIDPALLRPGRFDIIVHMGLPNDEERLDILQKYLGKDVCERVDCKDIAKRTEGYTGADLAAIAREAKIRVLKEIIRGNKDRIITKEDMEIALNKIKPSIKNKKKKPSVTQDQK; via the coding sequence ATGGACTTAGGATATACTTACGAGATCATCATACTTTTTATATTACTTTCTATAATTGGTATCATACTTATGGGGATATTTAAAAGATTTACTACTAATTTCATGACTAGCGATAAGGCATCTCAATTGCAATTGAAAGGCAAGAAGAAAGTAGACGAGGAAGAAAAGAAAATCACTTGGGGAGATATAGGAGGCTATGAGGACGTTAAGAAGGAGATAATAGACTATGTTGAGTTTCCTTTGAAGAATAAAGACTTAGCATTAAGGTATGGATTAAGGCCACCCAAGGGAATATTATTATTCGGTCCTCCTGGTTGTGGGAAAACTTTAATGATGAGAGCTTTGGCTAGTGATGCAAAGCTAAACTTCATTTATGTTAACGTCAGCGATATCATGAGTAAGTGGTACGGAGAAAGCGAAGCTAGATTAAGGGAATTATTTGCAAATGCTAGAAAAAATGCTCCTTGTTTGCTCTTCTTTGATGAAATAGATACAATAGGAACAAAGAGGGAAAGTCATACTGGGGATTCTGTTACTCCAAGATTATTATCATTAATGCTTTCTGAGATAGACGGCTTAAATAGTGAAGATGGAGTAATAATTGTAGGTTCAACTAACGTTCCTCAACTTTTAGACAAGGCTTTATTGAGAGCAGGTAGGTTTGATAAGTTAATTTATGTGGGTCCTCCTAATAAAGAGGCTAGAAAGGACATTATAAAGATACATTGTAAAAACAAGCCTTTGGCAGAAGATGTGGATCTGGACAAAATAGCTGAAATGACAGAAAGGTACAGCGGGGCAGATTTAGCAAACATATGCCAAGAAGTTGCTAGGAAGGCTGCGATAGAGGCAATGCAGAGCGGTAAGGATGTTAAGATAACTATGAAAGATTTCATGGATATAATCCAAAGGTATAAGCCAAGTGTAACGCTACAGATGGTTGAAGATTTCGAGAAGTTCAGGCTAGATTTTGAAAGAAGGGCTAGAAAAGGAGAAGATTTAGAGTCTGAAATAGAAGATAAAATAACTTTAGATGATATCGGAGGTTATACTAAAGTTAAGACTGAATTAAAGGAGCTACTTGAGTTACAGTTGAAATATTCAAAATTAATGGAACAAATGAAAGTACCTCCAATAAGGGGAATATTGCTCTACGGACCCCCAGGAGTAGGTAAGACGATGATGGCTAAGGCTTTATCAAAGACTATAGGTGTTAAATTAATTTCGGTTAGTGTAGCAGAAATTATGTACAAGGGATATGAAGGTGCAGTATCAATATTAAAAGAGGTATTTAATAGAGCCAGGGAAAATAAGCCTTCCATTGTATTGCTTGATGAGTTAGATGCGATAGCTTCAAGAAGATCTCAAAAGGATAATACTGATTCTTCAAAGATAGTTAACCAATTATTAACTGAAATGGATGGGATAAGGAATTTAAAGGAAGTAGTAGTCATAGGTACAACGAATAGGATAAAAACAATAGATCCAGCTCTACTTAGGCCAGGAAGATTTGACATAATAGTTCATATGGGCTTACCTAATGATGAAGAAAGGCTAGATATTTTGCAAAAGTATCTTGGAAAGGATGTTTGTGAGAGAGTTGATTGTAAAGATATAGCAAAACGTACTGAAGGATACACTGGTGCAGATTTAGCAGCAATAGCTAGAGAAGCTAAAATCAGAGTTTTAAAGGAAATTATAAGGGGTAATAAAGATAGGATAATAACTAAAGAAGACATGGAAATAGCATTAAATAAAATAAAACCTTCAATTAAGAATAAGAAGAAAAAGCCTTCTGTAACTCAAGATCAGAAGTAG